The following proteins are encoded in a genomic region of Phycisphaera sp.:
- the recG gene encoding ATP-dependent DNA helicase RecG, with amino-acid sequence MNQSTLSLTSQLIELPGVGPRRARQLAALGLTNIGKLVAHLPARHEWHEPTRSIAELPEGEQGSAVGEVTSTRMAGRFPRQRFQAKLTDESGSIDLVWFNGSYLRNQIQPGLRLRVQGKVAMYNHHPQMANPAFDVLPEDADGAAGGDALDRRLVPVYPAGEGLKSRAIADAIAAALPDALPQIDDHLPEGFRKHRALPELREAYRMQHAPADQDEVAVSRRRLAYDELLMLQLGVQLRRAELRQEGRAIALRADEALHDRILSRLPFRPTPGQLAAMAELASDLGQDTPANRLIQGDVGSGKTMVAAYAMLMAVATGHQAAIMAPTEILAEQHERSLRKMLSKADVRVAMLTGALSTAERQGVLAEIAMGHADIVVGTHALLTETVKFKSLALAIIDEQHRFGVRQRAALRDKAGQTIPHTLVMTATPIPRTVAISVLGDLDVTTIGDMPPGRKPVHTEHIPGPTRSWAYERLREHVGKGGLGFVVAPAIGDSTQQLELAAAEDSEPGKEPLVGVLDLVKELEAGPLEGLRLGLLHGKMPTAAREAVMERFRSGEVQVLVATTIVEVGVDVPGATCMVVEQADRFGLAQLHQLRGRIGRGGVPDGLRPECLLVAEPTTDIGVRRLKAITSTNDGFKLAEADFALRGPGELFGSRQSGAIPLRVADLVRDAELLELARRDAQDWVRRSPNLGNQEDAILRRRVLRTVGEWLGLADVG; translated from the coding sequence ATGAACCAGTCGACCCTGAGCCTCACCAGCCAGCTCATCGAGCTCCCCGGCGTCGGCCCGCGCCGGGCGAGGCAGCTTGCGGCTCTGGGGCTGACCAACATCGGCAAGCTCGTGGCCCACCTGCCCGCGCGCCACGAGTGGCACGAGCCTACACGCAGCATCGCCGAACTGCCAGAGGGCGAGCAGGGGTCGGCGGTGGGGGAGGTGACCTCCACCCGCATGGCCGGCCGATTCCCCAGACAGCGATTCCAGGCGAAGCTGACCGACGAGTCGGGCTCGATAGACCTGGTGTGGTTCAACGGGTCTTATCTCCGCAACCAGATCCAGCCGGGCCTGCGGCTCCGTGTGCAAGGCAAGGTGGCGATGTACAACCACCACCCGCAGATGGCCAACCCGGCCTTCGACGTGCTGCCCGAAGACGCGGATGGTGCGGCCGGTGGCGACGCGCTCGACCGCCGGCTGGTGCCGGTGTACCCCGCGGGCGAGGGGCTCAAGAGCCGCGCCATCGCCGACGCGATCGCCGCCGCGCTGCCTGATGCGCTCCCGCAGATCGACGATCACCTGCCCGAAGGCTTCCGCAAGCACAGAGCCTTGCCCGAGCTGCGCGAGGCCTATCGCATGCAGCACGCGCCGGCCGACCAGGACGAGGTCGCCGTCTCACGCCGCCGATTGGCCTACGACGAGTTGCTCATGCTGCAACTGGGCGTTCAGCTCCGACGCGCCGAGTTGCGCCAGGAAGGCCGCGCCATCGCCCTGCGCGCCGACGAAGCGCTGCACGACCGAATCCTCTCGCGGCTGCCCTTCAGGCCCACGCCGGGCCAGCTCGCCGCGATGGCCGAGCTCGCGAGCGACCTGGGACAGGACACGCCCGCGAACAGGCTCATCCAGGGTGACGTGGGTTCTGGAAAGACCATGGTCGCCGCGTACGCGATGCTCATGGCCGTCGCGACCGGGCACCAGGCCGCCATCATGGCGCCCACCGAGATATTGGCCGAGCAGCACGAGCGTTCGCTGCGGAAGATGCTCAGCAAGGCCGACGTGCGCGTGGCGATGCTGACCGGTGCGCTCAGTACGGCCGAGCGTCAGGGCGTGCTCGCCGAGATCGCGATGGGCCACGCCGACATCGTGGTGGGCACGCACGCCCTGCTCACCGAGACCGTGAAATTCAAGAGCCTCGCGCTGGCGATCATCGACGAGCAGCACCGCTTCGGCGTCCGCCAGCGTGCGGCGCTCCGGGACAAGGCCGGCCAGACGATCCCCCACACGCTCGTGATGACCGCCACGCCCATCCCGCGGACCGTTGCCATTAGCGTGCTGGGCGACCTGGACGTCACGACCATCGGCGACATGCCTCCGGGCCGCAAGCCGGTGCACACCGAGCACATCCCCGGTCCCACGCGCTCATGGGCCTATGAGCGGCTGCGCGAGCATGTGGGTAAGGGCGGGCTTGGTTTCGTCGTCGCACCGGCCATCGGTGATAGTACTCAGCAGCTCGAATTGGCCGCGGCCGAAGATTCCGAGCCGGGCAAGGAACCCCTCGTCGGCGTGCTCGATCTGGTAAAGGAACTCGAAGCCGGTCCGCTGGAGGGCCTGCGTCTGGGCCTGCTGCACGGCAAGATGCCCACCGCAGCGCGCGAGGCGGTCATGGAACGGTTCCGCTCGGGTGAGGTGCAGGTGCTGGTGGCGACCACCATCGTCGAGGTGGGCGTCGACGTGCCGGGCGCAACCTGCATGGTTGTCGAGCAGGCCGACCGGTTCGGCCTCGCCCAGTTGCACCAGCTCCGTGGACGCATCGGTCGCGGGGGAGTGCCCGATGGCCTCCGCCCCGAGTGCCTGCTGGTTGCCGAACCCACCACCGACATCGGTGTGCGGCGGCTCAAGGCCATCACGAGCACGAACGATGGGTTCAAGCTGGCCGAGGCCGATTTTGCGTTGCGGGGGCCGGGCGAATTGTTCGGCTCGCGGCAGTCGGGCGCGATCCCATTGCGAGTGGCCGACCTGGTGCGTGATGCCGAGTTGCTCGAGCTGGCGCGGCGTGATGCCCAGGATTGGGTCCGGCGCTCCCCGAATCTGGGGAATCAGGAGGACGCCATCCTCCGTCGCCGCGTGCTGCGAACCGTCGGCGAGTGGCTCGGGCTTGCCGACGTGGGGTGA
- a CDS encoding PEP-CTERM sorting domain-containing protein (PEP-CTERM proteins occur, often in large numbers, in the proteomes of bacteria that also encode an exosortase, a predicted intramembrane cysteine proteinase. The presence of a PEP-CTERM domain at a protein's C-terminus predicts cleavage within the sorting domain, followed by covalent anchoring to some some component of the (usually Gram-negative) cell surface. Many PEP-CTERM proteins exhibit an unusual sequence composition that includes large numbers of potential glycosylation sites. Expression of one such protein has been shown restore the ability of a bacterium to form floc, a type of biofilm.), whose product MGRTMLIAAAGIAATAAVANAQAILTFGFTEVDGSFTASDGSFLGSSNASTSGDVTRLSAPGGTAVFEPGFAGVGASDFSFDIDVMITGAGTADGSGTFTITDVQGETLSGDLDGDFIELAPGVIAFNGLLSGVQFNDLSGDGTFDGPTAGSFSTDLPGTAPYDGALVQLFLDGSGGFFDADFTGISTQVSGVVIPAPASLALLGLGGLAAARRRR is encoded by the coding sequence ATGGGTCGCACAATGCTTATTGCTGCCGCTGGAATCGCTGCCACGGCTGCCGTTGCCAACGCTCAGGCCATCCTGACGTTCGGCTTTACCGAAGTTGATGGCTCCTTTACGGCCAGCGATGGCTCGTTCCTGGGTTCTTCGAACGCCTCGACGTCCGGCGACGTGACCCGCCTGTCCGCGCCGGGCGGTACCGCCGTGTTCGAGCCCGGCTTTGCCGGTGTCGGCGCGTCGGACTTCAGCTTTGATATCGATGTCATGATCACCGGTGCTGGCACTGCGGACGGCTCCGGCACATTCACGATCACCGACGTGCAAGGCGAAACCCTGAGTGGTGACCTGGACGGCGACTTCATTGAACTCGCCCCGGGCGTCATTGCCTTCAACGGCCTCCTGTCGGGTGTCCAGTTCAACGACCTCAGCGGCGACGGTACCTTCGATGGTCCCACCGCTGGTTCGTTCAGCACCGACCTGCCCGGTACCGCCCCGTACGACGGTGCCTTGGTCCAGTTGTTCCTGGACGGCTCCGGTGGCTTCTTTGATGCCGACTTCACCGGCATCTCGACCCAGGTCAGCGGCGTGGTTATTCCGGCCCCTGCCAGCTTGGCGTTGCTCGGCCTCGGTGGCTTGGCCGCCGCTCGTCGTCGCCGCTAA
- a CDS encoding radical SAM protein has translation MLSIYKAPQPHAHLLAADRGLLDAVVRGHARLTPEQALDILQNMPLADLGRWADARCRQVHGDTYRTYVIDRNINYTNVCSAKCIFCAFRRDATDDDAYTLEYEDIYEKIAELSDIGGTQILMQGGMNPALPLDWYLGLLRGIKERFPHIHIHAFSPPEFIEFVEFFNPPGSTLEDKIRWVMVRLREAGLDSLPGGGGEIFAPAVRRKIGLGKCDAEAWLTCMYVAHSLGMFTSATMMFGHIEGLADRVHHMELVRQWQDRALLEGGARDPMDAGPGEPIATPSFGHYKAFISWPFQRENTALGRLREWGQGEDDSGDFPGDVVARLDGSGTKGTHPEFGRRLRLAGATQYLRTQALSRLMLDNIYSIGSSWVTMGPHVGQVGLKFGANDMGSVMMEENVVSSAGTTYCLNEPVLCRLIRDAGYVPSQRDNTYDVLRTHDGVDSPDLKVTDWSEHRARKLHKQAETGTSTATLTVSASSGD, from the coding sequence ATGCTGTCGATCTACAAGGCACCCCAGCCGCACGCCCATCTTCTTGCCGCCGACCGTGGGCTGCTGGATGCCGTCGTGCGTGGGCACGCCCGCCTGACACCCGAGCAGGCCCTGGACATCCTACAGAACATGCCCCTGGCCGACCTGGGCCGATGGGCCGACGCCCGCTGCCGGCAGGTGCACGGCGATACATACCGGACGTACGTCATCGACCGGAACATCAACTACACCAACGTGTGCAGCGCCAAGTGCATCTTCTGCGCCTTCCGGCGTGACGCGACCGATGACGACGCGTACACGCTCGAGTACGAGGACATCTACGAGAAGATCGCCGAGCTGAGCGATATCGGCGGCACGCAGATCCTCATGCAAGGCGGCATGAACCCGGCGTTGCCACTCGACTGGTACCTGGGCCTCTTGCGCGGGATCAAGGAGCGATTCCCGCACATCCATATCCATGCGTTCAGCCCGCCAGAGTTCATCGAGTTCGTCGAGTTCTTCAACCCGCCAGGCTCGACGTTGGAAGACAAGATCCGCTGGGTGATGGTCCGCTTGCGAGAAGCGGGGCTCGACAGCCTTCCCGGCGGCGGCGGCGAGATTTTCGCGCCAGCCGTGCGTCGCAAGATCGGCCTTGGCAAGTGCGACGCCGAGGCGTGGCTGACGTGCATGTACGTCGCGCACTCGCTGGGCATGTTCACCAGCGCAACGATGATGTTCGGCCATATCGAAGGGCTGGCCGACCGCGTGCATCACATGGAGCTGGTCCGGCAATGGCAGGACAGGGCGCTCCTCGAGGGCGGCGCGCGAGACCCGATGGACGCGGGGCCGGGCGAGCCCATCGCCACGCCGAGCTTCGGGCACTACAAGGCGTTCATCAGCTGGCCCTTCCAGCGGGAGAACACAGCGCTCGGCCGCCTGCGTGAATGGGGGCAGGGCGAGGACGATTCTGGCGATTTTCCCGGCGATGTCGTGGCAAGGCTCGATGGCAGCGGCACCAAAGGCACGCACCCCGAGTTCGGCCGCCGCCTGCGACTGGCGGGCGCGACGCAGTACCTTCGCACGCAGGCCCTCAGCCGCCTGATGCTCGACAACATCTACTCCATCGGCAGTAGTTGGGTGACGATGGGGCCGCACGTGGGCCAGGTGGGCCTGAAGTTCGGCGCCAACGACATGGGCAGCGTGATGATGGAAGAGAACGTCGTGTCGTCGGCCGGCACGACCTATTGCCTGAACGAGCCCGTGCTGTGCCGGCTCATCCGCGACGCGGGCTACGTGCCCTCGCAGCGCGACAATACCTACGACGTGCTGCGGACGCACGACGGCGTGGACAGCCCCGACCTGAAGGTCACCGACTGGAGCGAGCACCGCGCCCGCAAGCTGCACAAGCAGGCCGAGACCGGGACCTCGACAGCTACCCTCACCGTGAGCGCCAGCTCAGGGGACTGA
- a CDS encoding NADH-quinone oxidoreductase subunit I: MTVPEQDILRIAPAPTSAVERLYVREVVVGFGTTMRHFFTSFGQGKVFPGKNTSRTMNYPEERREDIPVEEGGLNASNFRGVHRLNRDEEGRVKCVACMMCPTICPANCIHIVAEESPWDDREKYPKKFEIDELRCIFCGMCEEACPVDAIELTTEYDITGQSRQEMIFDKEKLLHIYDVTIDKKPM, from the coding sequence ATGACCGTGCCCGAACAGGACATCCTTCGCATCGCCCCGGCTCCGACCTCAGCCGTCGAGCGGCTCTACGTCCGAGAGGTCGTCGTGGGCTTCGGCACCACCATGCGGCACTTCTTCACCAGCTTCGGCCAAGGCAAGGTTTTCCCCGGCAAGAACACCAGCCGGACCATGAATTACCCCGAGGAGCGGCGCGAGGACATCCCCGTAGAGGAGGGCGGCCTCAACGCCAGCAACTTCCGCGGCGTCCACCGCCTCAATAGGGATGAAGAGGGCCGCGTCAAGTGCGTCGCCTGCATGATGTGCCCGACCATCTGCCCGGCCAACTGCATCCACATCGTGGCCGAGGAGAGCCCTTGGGACGACCGCGAGAAGTACCCAAAGAAGTTCGAGATCGACGAACTGCGGTGCATCTTCTGCGGGATGTGCGAGGAAGCCTGCCCGGTGGACGCGATCGAGCTGACCACCGAGTATGACATTACCGGACAGAGCCGCCAAGAGATGATCTTCGATAAAGAGAAGCTCCTGCACATCTACGACGTGACCATCGACAAGAAGCCGATGTGA
- the pyrF gene encoding orotidine-5'-phosphate decarboxylase, with amino-acid sequence MQHDSAGTDFDRALREAHARCGAPLCVGIDPVLEQLPEGLTGEPGAAFEAFSRGVVDAIAPHAAAAKFQSACYERLGAAGITALESGIRAAREAGLAVVLDAKRGDIGISARHYAAAAANLGAQAITVNAYLGTETIEPYLDAGLAIFVLIRTSNPGSVDVQDVPLRNGGTLAMHLGQLVANLGRSRPGVHAVVGATQHDQSAVLRAVMPDQLFLLPGLGAQGATVTDLCAFAKHPSHTNEDPTRGLLPTASRSVIYAGGKTAAWTDGVSAAAADLNSELRDAMTARATSIH; translated from the coding sequence ATGCAACACGATAGCGCCGGCACCGACTTCGACCGCGCCCTGCGAGAGGCCCACGCCCGCTGCGGTGCGCCCTTGTGCGTGGGGATCGACCCCGTTCTCGAGCAACTGCCCGAAGGCCTGACTGGTGAACCAGGCGCGGCATTCGAGGCCTTTTCGCGAGGCGTCGTCGACGCGATCGCGCCGCACGCGGCCGCGGCCAAGTTCCAATCAGCGTGCTACGAGCGGCTGGGTGCCGCCGGCATCACCGCACTCGAGTCCGGCATCCGAGCCGCCCGAGAAGCCGGCCTTGCGGTCGTCCTGGACGCTAAGCGCGGGGACATCGGCATCTCGGCCCGCCACTACGCGGCGGCCGCGGCGAACCTGGGTGCCCAGGCTATTACCGTCAACGCGTACCTTGGCACGGAGACGATCGAGCCCTACCTCGACGCGGGGCTGGCCATCTTCGTGCTGATCCGCACGAGCAATCCAGGATCCGTCGACGTGCAGGACGTGCCACTACGCAACGGCGGTACGCTGGCCATGCATCTGGGCCAGCTCGTGGCCAACCTCGGCCGCTCTCGGCCGGGCGTGCATGCTGTCGTTGGCGCGACCCAGCACGACCAATCTGCGGTGCTGAGGGCTGTGATGCCCGACCAGTTGTTCCTGCTTCCGGGCCTCGGTGCCCAGGGCGCAACCGTCACCGATCTGTGCGCATTCGCCAAGCACCCGAGCCATACGAACGAAGACCCCACCCGCGGATTGCTGCCAACAGCGAGCCGGTCTGTAATCTACGCCGGCGGAAAAACCGCCGCTTGGACCGACGGCGTGTCGGCAGCCGCGGCGGATCTGAATTCAGAACTCCGTGACGCGATGACGGCCCGAGCCACCTCGATTCACTAA
- a CDS encoding DUF971 domain-containing protein: protein MRQEFAPQTLDLDRQRGLTVRWQDGVESFYPLSYLRRMSPSADMRQLRDEMESNPLVVVPDSGPSSALRAVDAQLVGNYALRVVFSDGHRTGIFSWDYLRSIDPGASTNEDPAT from the coding sequence ATGCGTCAGGAGTTCGCCCCCCAAACCCTCGACCTCGACCGGCAGCGGGGCCTCACCGTGCGCTGGCAGGATGGCGTCGAGTCGTTCTACCCGCTGTCGTATCTCCGGCGGATGTCCCCATCGGCCGACATGCGCCAGCTTCGCGATGAGATGGAGAGCAACCCGCTGGTGGTCGTGCCGGACAGCGGCCCATCTTCGGCCCTGCGCGCCGTTGATGCCCAGCTCGTCGGCAATTACGCCCTGCGGGTCGTCTTTTCCGATGGCCACCGCACCGGCATCTTCAGCTGGGACTATCTCCGCTCAATCGACCCCGGCGCTTCAACCAACGAAGATCCCGCGACATGA
- a CDS encoding helix-turn-helix domain containing protein yields the protein MSDRGGVETNGHERLNDRLQAAVGDRTFKRVGSLTNTHPETVRRYLSGHAPSVDFVTRLAASLGLNINWILTGRGPMRLVEVKPQALREANATDLLTHVALAIERLESRVDRLDRYTQVLEVMIRQGNGPSPVASTSIEPKPSESDHGKPAATTEAARNGADARARSVADALAERPRPDAR from the coding sequence GTGAGCGATCGTGGGGGAGTCGAAACCAATGGGCACGAGCGATTGAACGACCGCTTGCAGGCGGCCGTTGGTGATCGGACGTTCAAACGCGTCGGCAGCCTGACCAACACGCATCCGGAGACCGTGCGACGGTACCTCTCGGGCCACGCGCCGAGCGTCGACTTCGTCACGCGTCTAGCCGCCTCGCTCGGGCTGAACATCAACTGGATCCTCACGGGCCGGGGGCCCATGCGGCTGGTCGAGGTGAAGCCCCAGGCGCTCCGCGAGGCCAACGCGACCGACCTGCTCACACACGTCGCGCTGGCGATCGAGCGGCTTGAATCGCGGGTCGATCGTCTCGACCGCTACACTCAGGTGCTCGAGGTGATGATCCGCCAGGGCAACGGGCCGTCGCCGGTAGCATCGACTTCGATCGAGCCCAAACCGTCCGAGAGCGACCATGGCAAGCCAGCCGCAACCACAGAAGCAGCCCGAAACGGAGCCGATGCCCGAGCGCGATCCGTCGCCGACGCTCTCGCCGAGCGACCACGTCCGGATGCTCGTTGA